The Cohaesibacter intestini genome includes a window with the following:
- a CDS encoding outer membrane protein assembly factor BamD produces the protein MGFLSAKQSRIGFALLLTLGVAACASKDPSELAFEEVPAEKLYAEGLRAMETGDSKEAKKKFEEIDRQHPYSSFARKSMLLTAYQNFRNGNYTETVTAAKRFIALYPGDEDVPYAYYLIGESYYRQIPDVTRDQEAAERAMGAMNELVQRYPDSEYADDARRKVRITLDQLAGKEMQIGRYYQERREYIAAINRFKVVVSDFQNTRHIEEALMRLAESYLAMGIAHEAQTAIAVLGHNFPDSPWYKRGYNMLNEGGLQPQIQKGSWISNVFS, from the coding sequence ATGGGTTTTCTTTCTGCAAAACAGAGCCGTATCGGGTTTGCTCTGCTGCTGACACTGGGCGTGGCTGCCTGCGCAAGCAAAGATCCATCCGAACTTGCCTTCGAAGAAGTGCCTGCGGAGAAGCTCTATGCTGAAGGTCTTCGTGCAATGGAGACCGGCGATAGCAAGGAAGCCAAGAAGAAGTTTGAGGAAATCGATCGCCAGCATCCTTATTCGAGCTTTGCGCGCAAATCGATGCTGCTGACCGCTTACCAGAATTTTCGGAACGGCAACTATACCGAAACCGTTACGGCTGCCAAGCGCTTCATCGCGCTGTATCCCGGCGATGAGGATGTGCCTTATGCGTATTATCTGATTGGTGAAAGCTATTATCGTCAGATCCCGGACGTCACACGCGATCAGGAAGCCGCCGAACGCGCCATGGGTGCGATGAACGAACTGGTGCAGCGATACCCGGATTCGGAATATGCCGATGATGCGCGCCGGAAAGTCCGCATCACGCTCGACCAGTTGGCGGGCAAGGAAATGCAGATCGGTCGTTACTATCAGGAACGGCGCGAATATATCGCCGCCATCAACCGCTTCAAGGTGGTGGTGTCCGATTTCCAGAATACCCGTCACATCGAAGAAGCCTTGATGCGATTGGCTGAATCCTATCTGGCGATGGGCATTGCCCACGAAGCCCAAACTGCGATTGCCGTTCTGGGGCACAATTTCCCCGACAGCCCATGGTACAAGCGTGGTTATAACATGCTGAATGAGGGCGGTCTTCAGCCTCAGATCCAGAAAGGGTCCTGGATTAGCAATGTCTTCAGCTAA
- the lpxC gene encoding UDP-3-O-acyl-N-acetylglucosamine deacetylase, producing the protein MANLLNAKQTTLRERVVVSGVGVHSGKPVEMILHPADANTGITFLRTNREKGTELEIKGTYQSVIDTRLCTIIGHPEKGMIATIEHLMAALVGYGVDNVLVEVDADEVPVMDGSSRAYIDAIDQVGLKDLSAPRRYIRVLKPVRVQNGDSVGELLPHDGTRFDVTIDFDCETIGVQTFNEEMTPAVFKRDVSLARTFGFMSDVERLWAAGYALGSSLENSVVIGDDQKIVNPDGLRYEDEFVRHKTLDAVGDLALAGAQLLAHFRSYKGGHKLNFNMLEALFADDSNWEWVEASITKRNAARVDVSHANSSIQAAMGPETN; encoded by the coding sequence ATGGCCAACCTGCTGAATGCCAAGCAAACCACTCTGCGTGAACGCGTTGTTGTCTCCGGAGTTGGTGTGCATAGCGGCAAGCCAGTGGAGATGATCCTCCATCCAGCCGATGCCAACACAGGCATCACCTTCCTACGGACGAACCGTGAAAAAGGCACTGAGCTGGAAATCAAAGGCACCTATCAGTCGGTTATTGACACCCGCCTCTGCACCATCATCGGTCACCCGGAAAAAGGCATGATCGCCACCATCGAACATTTGATGGCGGCTTTGGTCGGTTATGGGGTCGACAATGTGTTGGTGGAAGTGGATGCGGACGAAGTGCCGGTCATGGACGGCAGCTCTCGTGCCTATATCGATGCCATTGACCAGGTTGGTCTCAAGGACTTGTCGGCACCGCGCCGTTACATTCGTGTGCTCAAGCCAGTGCGTGTGCAGAATGGCGATTCCGTCGGTGAGCTGCTTCCTCATGATGGCACACGCTTTGATGTCACCATCGATTTCGATTGTGAGACCATCGGCGTTCAGACCTTTAATGAAGAAATGACCCCTGCAGTCTTCAAGCGCGACGTCAGTCTTGCGCGCACCTTCGGCTTCATGTCGGATGTCGAGCGGCTTTGGGCTGCGGGTTATGCGCTCGGGTCGTCTTTAGAAAATTCCGTCGTCATTGGTGACGATCAGAAAATCGTCAATCCGGACGGTCTGCGTTATGAAGACGAGTTTGTGCGTCACAAAACGTTGGATGCTGTTGGCGATCTGGCGCTGGCTGGCGCGCAGCTGTTGGCCCATTTCCGGTCTTACAAAGGTGGTCATAAGCTGAATTTCAATATGCTCGAAGCCCTGTTCGCTGATGACAGCAACTGGGAGTGGGTGGAAGCCTCCATCACCAAGCGCAATGCGGCGCGGGTGGATGTGTCTCATGCCAACTCCTCCATTCAGGCAGCGATGGGTCCTGAGACCAACTGA
- the ftsZ gene encoding cell division protein FtsZ: MTINLKMPDITELKPRITVFGVGGAGGNAVNNMIETGLDGVDFVVANTDAQALTLSKAERIIQMGIAVTEGLGAGSQPEVGRAAAEEVIDEINDHLNGSHMVFITAGMGGGTGTGAAPVIARTARDQGILTVGVVTKPFHFEGQRRMRLAETGIEDLQKNVDTLIVIPNQNLFRIANEKTTFADAFSMADEVLYSGVACITDLMVKEGLINLDFADVRSVMRAMGKAMMGTGEASGENRALAAAEAAIANPLLDDISMKGAQGLLISITGGQDLTLFEVDEAATRIREEVDEDANIILGATFDENMDGMIRVSVVATGIDQVLYEQVVPADQRMRELSERLRTVAAPTGEAEAEQTVSQPAEPVAFEEEAAAAVAEAVETVERQMELPQATFAQPSVQDPAVSIAPFTPQAASEPVVEEEYEAPRVAVEERPVVAEQPFIPPTAEVPENLHRQMPNVDELPPIIQRELEALRNGENLNHHDDDSRPMSLLKRLAAVGLGRRDDEPDMAQPSAPVQQQPAYQPVQQDLPVMPTMNAPAAPQAPMSAQPQMAAQDSPLNEFAPRPQRPAQHGMYQPQQGQLDAQGRAIPAAPMQPQGISEEDQVEIPAFLRRQVR; the protein is encoded by the coding sequence ATGACCATCAATTTGAAGATGCCCGACATTACCGAATTGAAGCCGAGAATTACGGTGTTCGGTGTCGGCGGTGCTGGTGGAAACGCAGTCAACAACATGATCGAAACCGGTCTTGACGGCGTGGATTTTGTTGTTGCCAATACGGATGCTCAGGCCTTGACCCTGTCAAAGGCTGAACGCATTATCCAGATGGGCATCGCAGTGACCGAAGGCCTCGGTGCCGGGTCGCAGCCCGAGGTTGGCCGTGCGGCTGCCGAGGAAGTTATCGATGAGATCAACGATCATCTCAATGGATCGCATATGGTCTTTATCACCGCCGGTATGGGCGGTGGCACGGGCACGGGCGCCGCGCCTGTGATTGCCCGCACCGCGCGCGATCAGGGGATCCTGACCGTCGGTGTTGTGACCAAGCCATTCCACTTTGAAGGCCAGCGCCGCATGCGCCTTGCGGAAACCGGTATCGAAGATCTGCAGAAAAATGTCGACACGCTGATCGTCATTCCGAACCAGAATTTGTTCCGCATTGCCAATGAGAAGACCACCTTTGCGGATGCCTTCTCGATGGCCGACGAAGTGCTCTATTCCGGTGTTGCCTGCATCACCGACCTTATGGTCAAGGAAGGTCTGATCAATCTGGACTTTGCTGACGTGCGTTCGGTCATGCGCGCCATGGGCAAGGCGATGATGGGGACGGGTGAAGCCTCTGGTGAAAACCGTGCTCTGGCTGCTGCCGAAGCGGCGATTGCCAACCCGCTGCTGGATGATATCTCGATGAAGGGTGCGCAAGGCTTGCTGATTTCCATTACCGGTGGTCAGGACCTTACCCTTTTTGAAGTTGACGAAGCTGCGACCCGTATTCGTGAGGAAGTCGACGAAGATGCCAACATCATTCTTGGCGCGACATTCGATGAGAATATGGATGGCATGATCCGCGTTTCTGTGGTTGCCACGGGAATTGATCAGGTGCTGTATGAGCAGGTTGTTCCTGCCGATCAGCGGATGCGTGAGCTGTCCGAGCGTCTGCGCACTGTTGCCGCACCCACCGGTGAGGCCGAAGCAGAACAGACCGTATCCCAGCCTGCCGAACCTGTCGCCTTCGAGGAAGAAGCCGCAGCCGCTGTCGCGGAAGCTGTTGAAACGGTTGAGCGTCAAATGGAATTGCCACAGGCAACCTTTGCACAGCCTTCGGTTCAGGATCCTGCAGTCTCCATTGCTCCTTTCACACCACAGGCAGCAAGTGAGCCGGTTGTTGAAGAGGAATATGAAGCGCCACGCGTGGCCGTGGAAGAGCGCCCGGTGGTTGCCGAGCAGCCTTTCATTCCGCCAACCGCTGAAGTGCCTGAAAATCTGCATCGTCAGATGCCGAATGTTGACGAGTTGCCTCCGATCATCCAGCGTGAGCTGGAAGCTCTGCGCAATGGTGAAAATCTAAACCATCATGATGATGACAGCCGTCCGATGAGCCTGTTGAAGCGCTTGGCCGCGGTTGGTCTGGGCCGCCGTGACGATGAGCCGGACATGGCTCAGCCATCGGCACCGGTTCAACAGCAGCCTGCCTATCAGCCAGTGCAGCAGGATTTGCCTGTTATGCCGACGATGAATGCGCCTGCTGCACCGCAAGCGCCGATGTCGGCTCAGCCGCAGATGGCAGCGCAGGATTCTCCGCTGAACGAGTTCGCTCCACGGCCGCAGCGTCCTGCTCAGCATGGCATGTATCAGCCACAGCAGGGCCAGCTGGATGCTCAGGGTCGGGCAATCCCGGCAGCGCCCATGCAGCCGCAGGGAATCAGTGAAGAAGACCAGGTTGAAATTCCCGCCTTCCTGCGTCGTCAGGTCCGGTAA
- the ftsA gene encoding cell division protein FtsA — MRGRYLTSKRSSVITILDIGSTKVCCMIARLVPRPAGEALRHRTHTIEVLGFGLHQARGIKSGVVVDLDQAENSIRLAVDAAERQADIMVQSLIVNVSCGRIKSDTLSASVSLNGHEVDELDIRRVLQAGAGHLLTMDRTVVHSMPIGYSLDGGKGIQDPRGMIGDDLAVDMHVVTAQTAPLKNLELCINRCHLEAEMMVATPYASGLACLVDDEAELGVACVDLGGGTTSVSIFVDGQFVHSDAITIGGHHVTMDLARGLSTRLADAERIKTLHGSALLSLSDDQELIAIPPVGDDDRDLLNQVPQAALTRIIRPRVEEIFELVRDRIEASGFAGHVGKRVVLTGGASQLTGMAETARRILGRNVRIGRPLGVAGLPEFGKGPAFATAVGLLIYPQVAQIEQFERVQVKPRLTGTDGYLSRMGQWLRESF, encoded by the coding sequence ATGCGTGGTCGCTATCTTACCAGCAAGCGGTCCTCGGTCATTACCATTCTGGATATCGGCTCGACGAAGGTCTGCTGCATGATTGCGCGCCTAGTGCCGCGCCCTGCCGGCGAAGCCTTGCGTCACCGTACCCACACAATCGAGGTGCTTGGCTTCGGACTGCATCAGGCGCGTGGCATCAAGTCTGGCGTGGTTGTGGATCTGGATCAGGCCGAGAATTCCATTCGTCTGGCTGTGGACGCTGCCGAACGGCAGGCTGACATCATGGTCCAGTCGCTGATCGTCAATGTGTCCTGCGGTCGGATCAAGAGTGATACGCTCAGCGCTTCAGTGTCCCTGAATGGGCATGAGGTGGATGAGCTGGACATTCGTCGGGTGCTTCAGGCCGGGGCCGGGCATCTGCTGACCATGGATCGCACCGTCGTTCATTCGATGCCGATCGGCTATTCGCTGGATGGCGGCAAGGGCATTCAGGATCCACGCGGTATGATCGGCGATGATCTGGCTGTCGATATGCATGTGGTCACCGCCCAGACCGCGCCACTGAAGAATCTGGAATTGTGCATCAATCGCTGTCACCTCGAAGCCGAGATGATGGTGGCCACTCCTTATGCCTCCGGGTTGGCATGTCTTGTCGATGACGAGGCCGAACTTGGTGTTGCCTGCGTTGATCTTGGCGGCGGGACAACCTCTGTGTCGATCTTTGTCGACGGCCAGTTTGTCCATTCCGACGCGATCACCATTGGCGGGCATCATGTGACGATGGATTTGGCTCGTGGGCTATCGACCCGTCTGGCGGATGCTGAACGGATCAAGACCCTGCATGGCAGTGCGCTACTGTCCCTGTCTGATGATCAGGAGCTGATCGCCATTCCGCCTGTGGGGGATGATGATCGGGATTTGCTCAATCAGGTGCCTCAGGCCGCGCTGACCCGGATTATCCGGCCGCGGGTTGAGGAGATTTTCGAGCTGGTGCGTGATCGCATCGAGGCCTCGGGTTTTGCTGGCCATGTCGGCAAACGAGTGGTGCTCACTGGTGGTGCGAGCCAGTTGACGGGGATGGCAGAAACGGCCCGGCGGATCCTGGGGCGCAATGTGCGCATAGGTCGACCGCTCGGGGTGGCGGGCTTGCCGGAATTTGGCAAGGGCCCAGCCTTTGCCACCGCGGTGGGCTTGCTGATTTATCCGCAGGTGGCCCAGATTGAGCAGTTTGAACGGGTTCAGGTCAAGCCACGCTTGACAGGCACCGATGGCTATTTGTCCCGTATGGGGCAGTGGCTGAGAGAGAGTTTCTGA
- a CDS encoding cell division protein FtsQ/DivIB — MRALIEKWKKRKDRGSASKMQLDSMVPRAFAYEQRRLPFYRRIIPMAETWLPKGIGWGLSIGFLAVTALYGATISGGNQSALERASAVFGLKVEAVLITGQKEVSEAEILTALGINADTSLLTFNAYQGRKNLEAISWIAEASVQKLYPNKIQVVVQEQKPFALWQRGQYVSLISYDGSVLSNRIDPEFADLPLVVGHGAQRKAAQIFEVLAQYPSLARKTRAVVYVSERRWDLYFKNGVQAKLPEVDVEDALEKLLVFDEDGSLSRKDITLVDMRLSDRMFVRMSKDAAERRRTTLRGLGANLPKEVET, encoded by the coding sequence GTGCGGGCGTTGATCGAAAAATGGAAGAAGAGAAAGGACCGCGGGTCTGCATCCAAGATGCAGTTGGACTCGATGGTTCCGCGCGCGTTCGCTTATGAACAGCGCCGTCTGCCATTTTATCGTCGCATCATTCCAATGGCAGAAACCTGGTTGCCCAAGGGCATCGGCTGGGGACTGTCGATCGGCTTTCTGGCTGTCACGGCGCTGTATGGCGCGACCATCAGTGGTGGAAATCAGTCTGCTTTGGAACGGGCTTCCGCCGTTTTTGGTCTCAAGGTCGAGGCCGTGCTGATCACCGGCCAGAAGGAAGTGAGCGAAGCGGAGATTCTGACTGCTCTGGGGATCAATGCCGATACGTCGCTGCTGACATTCAACGCCTATCAGGGGCGCAAGAACCTTGAAGCCATCAGTTGGATTGCTGAAGCCTCGGTTCAGAAGCTCTATCCGAACAAGATTCAGGTGGTGGTTCAGGAGCAGAAGCCGTTCGCCTTGTGGCAACGTGGGCAATATGTCTCGTTGATTTCTTATGACGGCTCGGTTCTGTCCAATCGCATTGATCCGGAATTTGCCGATCTGCCTCTGGTTGTTGGCCATGGGGCACAGCGCAAGGCAGCACAGATTTTCGAGGTGCTGGCACAATATCCGTCTCTGGCCCGCAAGACACGGGCCGTGGTCTATGTGTCGGAACGACGCTGGGATCTCTATTTCAAGAATGGCGTTCAGGCCAAATTGCCAGAAGTCGATGTCGAGGATGCGCTCGAGAAGCTTTTGGTGTTTGACGAAGATGGCTCCCTGTCACGCAAGGATATCACGCTGGTGGATATGCGCCTGTCAGACCGGATGTTTGTCCGGATGAGCAAGGATGCCGCCGAACGCCGCCGCACGACCCTGCGTGGTCTTGGGGCCAATTTGCCCAAAGAGGTGGAAACATGA
- a CDS encoding D-alanine--D-alanine ligase, producing the protein MVKHVAVLMGGWSSERPVSLSSGAACADALESAGFKVTRVDVQRDIAQLLADLKPDVAFNALHGPFGEDGCIQGVLEVLDIPYTHSGVMGSSVAMNKEKAKDIMRAAGIPVAESKVMHRLEAAKAHALPTPYVIKPVCEGSSFGVLIVKQGQEHPPQELYSDQWPYGDIVMVERYIAGRELTCAAMGDKALDVIDIVSNNNSFYDFDAKYAPGGSSHILPAILKPNVYEYIQSLTITAHKALGCRGISRADFRYDESVGEDGELICLEVNTQPGMTPTSLVPELAAEAGFDFEQLVTWMVEDASCGR; encoded by the coding sequence ATGGTCAAGCATGTTGCAGTGCTGATGGGGGGATGGTCTTCCGAGCGTCCTGTGTCTTTGAGTTCCGGAGCTGCCTGCGCCGACGCGCTCGAAAGTGCCGGTTTCAAGGTGACGCGGGTCGATGTTCAGCGGGACATTGCACAGCTTCTTGCTGACCTCAAACCAGACGTTGCCTTCAATGCCCTGCATGGTCCATTCGGCGAGGATGGCTGCATTCAGGGCGTGCTGGAGGTTCTTGATATTCCCTATACTCATTCCGGGGTGATGGGCTCTTCTGTGGCGATGAACAAGGAAAAAGCCAAAGATATCATGCGTGCAGCGGGTATCCCGGTGGCTGAGTCCAAGGTGATGCACCGGCTGGAAGCGGCCAAGGCGCATGCTTTGCCGACCCCTTATGTCATCAAGCCCGTTTGTGAAGGCTCCAGCTTTGGCGTGCTGATCGTCAAGCAGGGGCAGGAACATCCACCGCAAGAGCTTTATTCCGATCAGTGGCCCTATGGTGACATCGTGATGGTCGAGCGCTATATCGCCGGTCGCGAATTGACCTGTGCTGCGATGGGCGACAAGGCGCTTGACGTTATCGACATCGTTTCCAACAACAATAGCTTCTACGATTTTGACGCAAAATATGCGCCCGGTGGCTCTTCTCACATTTTACCGGCAATTCTTAAACCGAATGTTTACGAATATATACAATCGTTAACCATAACCGCGCATAAAGCGCTTGGTTGTCGAGGCATCTCCCGCGCCGATTTTCGTTATGACGAGAGCGTTGGCGAGGATGGTGAGTTGATCTGTCTGGAAGTGAATACCCAACCCGGCATGACACCGACTTCTCTTGTTCCTGAATTGGCAGCAGAGGCCGGCTTCGATTTTGAACAATTGGTAACCTGGATGGTGGAGGACGCTTCGTGCGGGCGTTGA
- the murB gene encoding UDP-N-acetylmuramate dehydrogenase, giving the protein MFEDLLPGLGDWTTKLRGRLKSNFDIAPYTWFRVGGPAQLFFNPADEADLALFLKNLPEEMPVTVIGLGSNMLVRDGGVEGVVIRLSGKAFSDVVINSDHTVSVGAAMPDMRFATQMAKAGIAGFAFYKGIPGAIGGALRMNAGAHGSETKDRLISARAVDRNGTIHVLTPADLGHAYRSCAAPADFIFTQATYQGEAGDPTALKAEMDEVSAYREDNQPTKERTGGSTFKNPDGMSAWKLVDDAGFRGFELGGAQVSPKHTNFLINTGAATAEDIERLGEMVRGKVREMTGIELHWEIKRIGRFVEGGEVKPFLAE; this is encoded by the coding sequence GTGTTTGAAGATCTTCTGCCCGGTCTTGGTGACTGGACAACGAAACTGCGCGGGCGTCTCAAGAGCAATTTCGATATTGCGCCTTATACATGGTTCCGTGTTGGCGGACCGGCTCAGCTCTTTTTCAATCCGGCGGATGAAGCCGATCTTGCGCTGTTCCTGAAAAACCTGCCAGAAGAGATGCCGGTGACGGTGATCGGTCTTGGCTCAAACATGCTGGTCCGTGATGGCGGTGTCGAAGGGGTGGTGATCCGCCTTTCTGGCAAAGCGTTCAGTGATGTGGTGATCAACAGTGATCACACGGTCAGTGTCGGGGCCGCTATGCCGGACATGCGCTTTGCAACCCAGATGGCCAAAGCTGGCATTGCCGGCTTTGCCTTTTACAAGGGGATACCCGGTGCGATTGGTGGTGCTTTGCGGATGAATGCCGGGGCGCACGGATCGGAGACCAAGGACCGGCTGATCTCGGCCCGGGCGGTGGATCGCAACGGCACTATTCATGTGTTGACCCCGGCTGATCTGGGTCATGCCTATCGTTCCTGTGCTGCACCTGCTGACTTTATTTTCACCCAAGCTACCTATCAGGGCGAAGCGGGGGATCCGACTGCGCTGAAGGCCGAGATGGATGAGGTTTCGGCCTATCGCGAGGACAATCAGCCAACCAAGGAACGGACCGGCGGGTCGACCTTTAAGAATCCCGATGGCATGAGCGCCTGGAAGCTGGTCGATGACGCGGGCTTTCGGGGCTTTGAGCTTGGCGGGGCGCAAGTCTCGCCCAAGCACACCAACTTCCTGATCAATACGGGCGCAGCCACCGCAGAAGACATTGAGCGTCTGGGAGAAATGGTGCGCGGCAAGGTCCGTGAGATGACCGGCATTGAACTGCATTGGGAAATCAAACGCATTGGCCGCTTTGTTGAGGGGGGTGAGGTGAAACCTTTCCTTGCAGAATAG
- the murC gene encoding UDP-N-acetylmuramate--L-alanine ligase, with translation MKMPQNIGPVHFVGIGGIGMSGIAEVLVKLGYTVQGSDIAESANVLRLRNKGIQVAIGHAAENIANAEVVVVSSAIKADNPELVEARARLLPVVRRAEMLAELMRFKSAIAIGGTHGKTTTTSLVSALLDAGGMDPTVINGGIINAYGTNARMGEGDWMVVEADESDGTFVKLPADIAVVTNIDAEHLDHYGDFAAVKAAFTAFVENVPFYGFAAMCLDHPEVQALVGQIEDRRIVTYGTNPQADVRYKDLRSEGGVSRFSIVISNRQTGTSEEITGLSLPMPGEHNVANATAAIAVAHQLGISGEAIRRGLSSFGGVKRRFTRTGSWNGIEVIDDYAHHPVEISAVMQAARQASQGKVIAVMQPHRYSRLRDHFEDFCTCLNVADRVLVADVYEAGEQPIEGASAEALVTGLKSHGHRHASLMGAPEVLAERIRDMAEPGDYVVCLGAGNITAWANALPGQLKALAGE, from the coding sequence ATGAAAATGCCTCAAAATATCGGCCCGGTGCATTTTGTCGGGATTGGCGGGATCGGGATGTCAGGCATTGCCGAGGTGCTGGTGAAGCTGGGCTATACCGTGCAGGGCAGTGACATTGCCGAAAGCGCCAATGTGTTGCGGTTGCGGAACAAGGGCATTCAGGTGGCCATCGGCCATGCTGCGGAGAATATCGCCAATGCGGAAGTCGTCGTGGTGTCTTCGGCAATCAAGGCGGACAATCCCGAGTTGGTCGAGGCGCGCGCACGGTTGTTGCCTGTGGTCCGACGGGCCGAAATGCTGGCCGAATTGATGCGCTTCAAATCAGCCATCGCGATTGGCGGCACCCACGGCAAAACGACGACCACCTCGCTGGTCTCGGCCTTGCTGGATGCGGGCGGGATGGACCCGACCGTGATCAATGGCGGGATCATCAATGCCTATGGCACCAATGCGCGGATGGGTGAGGGCGACTGGATGGTCGTTGAGGCCGACGAATCCGATGGCACTTTCGTCAAGTTGCCCGCCGATATCGCGGTGGTGACCAACATCGACGCTGAGCATCTGGATCATTATGGTGACTTTGCCGCGGTGAAGGCTGCCTTTACCGCCTTTGTCGAAAATGTCCCTTTCTATGGCTTTGCGGCCATGTGCCTTGATCACCCGGAAGTGCAGGCTCTGGTCGGCCAGATTGAGGATCGCCGGATCGTCACTTACGGCACCAATCCGCAGGCCGATGTGCGTTACAAGGATTTGCGCTCGGAAGGCGGCGTCAGCCGTTTCTCGATTGTCATCAGCAATCGCCAGACCGGAACGAGCGAAGAAATTACTGGCCTTAGCCTGCCGATGCCCGGCGAGCATAATGTGGCAAACGCCACCGCCGCGATTGCGGTTGCCCATCAATTGGGTATTTCGGGTGAGGCGATCCGTCGAGGCCTGTCGAGCTTTGGGGGCGTCAAACGGCGCTTTACCCGTACAGGCAGTTGGAACGGCATCGAAGTGATTGACGATTATGCCCATCACCCGGTCGAGATTTCGGCGGTGATGCAGGCGGCCCGTCAGGCCAGTCAGGGCAAGGTGATCGCCGTGATGCAACCGCACCGCTATAGCCGCTTGCGCGACCATTTCGAGGATTTCTGCACCTGTTTGAATGTTGCTGATCGTGTGTTGGTGGCTGATGTCTATGAAGCCGGTGAACAGCCGATTGAGGGCGCAAGTGCCGAGGCTTTGGTGACTGGGTTGAAGAGCCACGGTCATCGCCATGCCTCCTTGATGGGCGCGCCGGAGGTTCTGGCAGAACGCATCCGTGATATGGCCGAGCCGGGAGATTATGTGGTCTGCCTCGGGGCTGGCAACATCACCGCATGGGCGAATGCCCTGCCGGGGCAGCTCAAAGCATTGGCCGGGGAGTGA
- the murG gene encoding undecaprenyldiphospho-muramoylpentapeptide beta-N-acetylglucosaminyltransferase, which yields MAKVALLTAGGTGGHLFPAQALAHALIARGWNVHLATDGRATQYGHDFPAESILIIPSATPSVKNPIALAKAVFKLIKGFVAARKVIKQLKPDVVVGFGGYPTVPPMLAAKSLGVPSCLHEQNGVMGRANRMLAKGAKAIAASFPILKGAEGLEAKTTLTGNPVRPMVEEAAKLPYAPLSADSEIRLVVFGGSQGARFFSEYMPGALGRLPQDMRARIKLVQQCRPEDLLKVKVGYRELGLDAELAPFFADMPQKIAKAHLVICRSGASSVGELAAIGRPSILVPLPGALDQDQKANASVLVKVGGAWMMEQRGLRPNDISDLLEELFAHPDKLNAAAEAARKEGKLDAADRLADLVASVAETTGVAK from the coding sequence GGCACGGGTGGGCACTTGTTTCCAGCCCAGGCGCTCGCGCATGCACTGATTGCGCGGGGTTGGAACGTGCATTTGGCAACCGATGGCCGGGCGACCCAATATGGGCATGATTTCCCAGCCGAGAGCATTCTGATCATCCCGTCAGCGACCCCGTCAGTGAAAAATCCGATTGCCCTGGCCAAGGCCGTGTTCAAACTGATCAAGGGGTTTGTGGCCGCTCGCAAGGTGATCAAGCAGTTGAAGCCTGATGTGGTCGTTGGCTTTGGAGGCTATCCGACCGTGCCGCCAATGTTGGCGGCGAAAAGCCTCGGGGTGCCAAGCTGCCTGCATGAGCAGAATGGCGTGATGGGCCGCGCCAACCGGATGCTGGCCAAGGGCGCCAAAGCAATTGCTGCGAGCTTCCCGATCCTCAAAGGGGCCGAAGGGCTGGAGGCCAAGACCACGCTGACCGGCAATCCGGTGCGGCCGATGGTCGAGGAAGCCGCTAAATTGCCCTATGCGCCGCTGAGCGCTGATAGCGAAATCCGGTTGGTGGTGTTTGGTGGCTCGCAAGGGGCGCGGTTTTTCTCGGAATATATGCCCGGTGCCTTGGGCCGGTTGCCGCAGGATATGCGCGCCCGGATCAAGCTGGTGCAGCAATGTCGACCTGAGGATCTGTTGAAGGTCAAGGTTGGCTATCGCGAGCTGGGACTGGATGCTGAGCTTGCGCCTTTCTTTGCTGACATGCCGCAAAAAATCGCCAAGGCCCATCTGGTCATTTGCCGCTCAGGGGCGTCATCGGTTGGCGAGTTGGCGGCGATTGGCCGCCCGTCAATCCTTGTGCCGTTGCCCGGCGCGCTTGATCAGGACCAGAAAGCCAATGCCTCCGTGCTCGTCAAGGTGGGCGGTGCCTGGATGATGGAACAGCGCGGCCTTCGCCCCAATGATATTTCTGATTTGCTGGAAGAACTTTTTGCCCATCCCGACAAGCTGAACGCAGCAGCCGAGGCTGCGCGCAAGGAAGGCAAGCTGGATGCTGCCGACCGACTGGCTGATCTTGTCGCGAGCGTGGCCGAGACAACAGGAGTTGCCAAATGA